Proteins encoded within one genomic window of Solibaculum mannosilyticum:
- a CDS encoding lysylphosphatidylglycerol synthase transmembrane domain-containing protein, with protein sequence MEKKRKYYISMIVMVLLIAVTFIFLLKDSSPQALFDVIQSVNPWFVLIGLTMMFLFISCEAFNIRNIMRSLDRKIPFIRCLKYAFVGFYFSSVTPSSTGGQPMQVYYMKKDKIEVGPSSLTLMIIMAVFQTTTLFYGAVSFLLKGQLVIEHVQALGFLVLYGTIVNIGLVTGICVMVFSDKIVYRLVMWCARMLKKIHLVKDSEKLEKSLEEQIHEYKKGAKHLRKHPKVLIKVFATVAVQLIASYSVPYFVYKAFGLSEYSFLDIVAVQALLTIAVSSLPLPGAVGASESGFMLIFRIFFSSQLLLPAMLLSRGISFYFYVVVSGIVSVAAYLHSSRRNHRELLGKIRHHNRKD encoded by the coding sequence ATGGAGAAAAAAAGAAAATATTACATTAGTATGATCGTCATGGTGCTGCTCATCGCAGTGACCTTCATCTTTTTGCTTAAGGACAGTTCTCCCCAGGCGTTGTTTGACGTCATCCAATCGGTTAATCCATGGTTTGTTCTCATAGGCCTTACGATGATGTTTTTATTCATATCCTGCGAGGCGTTTAACATCCGCAATATTATGAGGTCCTTGGATAGAAAAATCCCATTTATCCGCTGCCTCAAGTATGCGTTTGTGGGATTTTACTTTAGTTCCGTGACGCCGTCGTCCACCGGCGGCCAGCCGATGCAGGTCTACTACATGAAGAAAGATAAGATAGAAGTAGGCCCCTCCTCTTTGACGCTGATGATTATAATGGCTGTGTTTCAGACGACTACGTTATTCTATGGCGCGGTGTCATTTCTCCTCAAGGGGCAGTTGGTGATAGAACACGTCCAGGCTTTGGGATTCCTTGTCTTATATGGGACGATCGTCAACATCGGGTTGGTGACTGGCATTTGCGTCATGGTGTTTTCCGATAAAATCGTGTATCGCCTGGTTATGTGGTGTGCCCGGATGCTCAAAAAGATACATCTGGTCAAGGACAGTGAAAAATTGGAGAAGTCCCTGGAGGAGCAGATCCATGAATATAAAAAAGGGGCTAAACATCTGCGCAAGCATCCGAAGGTACTGATCAAGGTATTTGCCACGGTGGCGGTACAATTGATTGCTTCCTATTCCGTACCTTATTTTGTGTATAAGGCTTTTGGATTGAGCGAATACAGCTTTTTGGATATCGTGGCCGTACAGGCTCTCTTGACCATTGCAGTATCCTCTTTGCCGCTTCCTGGGGCGGTAGGCGCATCAGAAAGCGGATTTATGCTTATCTTCCGCATTTTCTTCTCATCACAGTTGCTGCTTCCTGCTATGCTTCTGAGCCGGGGCATCAGCTTTTATTTCTATGTGGTGGTCAGCGGGATTGTTTCGGTGGCGGCCTACCTTCATTCCAGCCGCCGCAACCACCGTGAACTTTTGGGAAAAATCCGGCATCACAACAGAAAAGATTGA
- a CDS encoding YifB family Mg chelatase-like AAA ATPase, translating into MFARLPSVGLFGMQAYIVEVEADISSGLPGFDVVGLPDAAVRESRERVRSALKNCGFEFPVSRITANLAPADIRKEGPLYDLPLLLAILKATKQLQFDEGDSVFLGELSLTGEVRPINGVLPMVIEAQKQGFSHAFVPADNAAEGAVVEGIQVYPVEHIKQLIAHLSGEKHIQAASQKDAPQEDGVPLLDFADVRGQEEAKRALEVAAAGGHNVLLIGSPGSGKSMLAKRLPSILPDMTFEEKLETTMLHSISGNLRPGSSLVQTRPFRSPHHTVSPAALAGGGSVPRPGELSLSHNGVLFLDELPEFSRPSLEVLRQPLEDGKVTISRVGGTFSYPCSVMLVCAMNPCPCGYYGHPTRPCTCNKRSANAYLSKISGPLLDRIDIHVEVPPVQFDALSDKRPSESSAAIKERVNRARDIQRERYKDMDFSCNARLTPSSIREACPMTDGAEAMLRQAFDILGLSARAYDRVLKVSRTIADLDGAQIIDAAHVAEAIQYRNLDRKYWSREQK; encoded by the coding sequence ATGTTTGCGAGATTGCCCAGCGTTGGACTGTTTGGGATGCAGGCGTATATTGTGGAAGTGGAAGCGGACATCTCCAGCGGACTGCCTGGTTTTGATGTGGTAGGTCTGCCAGATGCAGCGGTGCGGGAATCCAGGGAACGGGTGCGTTCAGCCCTCAAGAACTGCGGATTTGAATTCCCCGTCAGCCGGATCACCGCCAATTTGGCTCCGGCGGATATCCGTAAGGAAGGGCCGCTTTATGACCTCCCGCTGTTGCTTGCCATCCTGAAGGCCACCAAACAGCTCCAATTTGACGAAGGGGATTCGGTTTTTCTGGGCGAACTCTCGCTGACAGGGGAGGTGCGTCCCATCAACGGCGTGCTTCCGATGGTCATCGAGGCGCAGAAACAGGGATTTTCCCATGCTTTTGTGCCCGCCGATAACGCTGCGGAAGGCGCGGTTGTGGAGGGCATCCAGGTTTATCCGGTGGAACATATTAAGCAGCTGATCGCCCATCTTTCCGGGGAAAAGCATATCCAGGCGGCCTCCCAGAAGGATGCGCCGCAAGAGGACGGCGTCCCGCTTCTGGATTTTGCCGACGTCCGGGGGCAGGAAGAAGCCAAGAGGGCTTTGGAAGTAGCCGCTGCCGGAGGACATAATGTATTGCTCATCGGGTCGCCCGGATCGGGCAAAAGCATGCTGGCCAAACGTCTCCCGTCCATTTTGCCGGACATGACCTTTGAAGAAAAACTGGAAACCACCATGCTGCATTCCATTTCCGGGAATCTGCGTCCGGGATCATCCCTCGTTCAGACAAGGCCATTCCGTTCCCCTCATCACACGGTGTCTCCTGCTGCACTGGCCGGAGGCGGATCGGTGCCGAGGCCGGGAGAGTTGTCCCTTTCCCACAACGGCGTCTTATTCCTGGATGAACTGCCGGAATTCAGCCGTCCCTCTCTGGAGGTGCTCCGCCAGCCGCTGGAGGATGGCAAAGTCACCATCTCAAGGGTGGGAGGGACTTTTAGTTATCCATGTTCGGTCATGCTGGTATGCGCCATGAATCCCTGTCCCTGCGGATACTATGGTCATCCTACCCGTCCCTGTACCTGCAACAAGAGGTCGGCAAACGCCTATCTTTCCAAGATATCCGGCCCGCTTCTGGACCGTATTGATATTCATGTGGAGGTGCCGCCTGTTCAATTTGACGCGTTGTCAGACAAACGACCATCCGAGAGTTCGGCCGCCATCAAGGAGCGTGTCAACCGGGCCAGGGACATTCAACGGGAACGGTATAAAGATATGGATTTTAGTTGCAATGCGCGCCTTACTCCATCCAGTATCCGGGAGGCGTGTCCCATGACCGATGGAGCAGAGGCTATGCTGCGCCAAGCCTTTGATATTTTGGGATTGTCGGCCCGGGCTTATGACCGGGTTCTGAAGGTGTCCCGTACCATTGCCGATTTAGACGGGGCTCAAATCATCGATGCAGCCCACGTAGCAGAGGCGATCCAGTACCGGAATCTAGACCGGAAGTACTGGAGCCGGGAGCAAAAGTAG
- a CDS encoding DUF2975 domain-containing protein → MKIFGQHSLASKTSVGLKVLFGLCLCFLLFGAYYLSKTFGCILFSFPVEESPAFIFLCCMLYLSGIVCLVILWHLIQVFGSLKKEEYFSFLNVSHLNWSAIGMGIVSAIYLSVTLVSICTVDDLMESAVALFILAAITVASCLGAIGVKVFSSIYQYLLQMIQPQSQP, encoded by the coding sequence ATGAAAATTTTCGGCCAGCACAGTTTAGCATCCAAAACATCTGTGGGATTAAAGGTATTGTTTGGTTTATGTCTCTGCTTCCTTCTATTTGGCGCCTATTACCTTTCAAAAACTTTTGGATGCATTCTGTTTTCTTTTCCTGTTGAAGAGTCCCCTGCCTTTATTTTCCTATGTTGCATGCTCTATCTCTCTGGGATAGTATGTCTCGTTATCTTGTGGCATCTTATTCAAGTGTTTGGAAGCTTGAAAAAGGAGGAATATTTCTCCTTCTTGAATGTTTCTCACCTTAATTGGTCGGCAATTGGTATGGGCATCGTCAGCGCCATCTACTTATCTGTGACGCTCGTATCCATTTGCACAGTAGACGATCTTATGGAATCAGCCGTGGCTCTCTTTATTCTAGCCGCCATTACAGTAGCTTCCTGTTTAGGAGCCATCGGCGTGAAAGTTTTCTCCTCCATTTACCAATATCTTCTGCAAATGATCCAACCCCAATCTCAACCATAA
- a CDS encoding glutamine amidotransferase — MKVLFVGESCSLLAVHVKGFDHMFLGRCQENGDPCLEALRANGFDVDYMKSDDALMHFPETVEELKKYDAIIFSDVGSNTFLLHPKMHFGGERMPNRLKLVREYVAQGGGFLMCGGYMSFSGYEAKARYGMTPIADILPVDCLHYDDRMEHPDGIYPHIVDADHPILQGIDSPWPYFMGYNKVILKPEAHLIATIGDDNEDVFLAAMDYKQGRSVVFSSDCVAHWGPKAFSEWEHYPTLFGNIVRWLAKEI, encoded by the coding sequence ATGAAAGTTTTATTTGTCGGAGAGTCTTGTTCTCTTTTAGCCGTTCACGTAAAGGGTTTTGATCATATGTTCCTCGGCCGATGCCAGGAAAACGGTGATCCCTGTCTAGAAGCTCTGCGTGCCAACGGGTTTGATGTGGACTACATGAAAAGCGACGACGCTTTGATGCATTTCCCAGAGACTGTAGAGGAACTCAAAAAATATGACGCCATCATCTTCAGCGATGTGGGAAGCAATACCTTCCTACTGCATCCCAAAATGCATTTTGGCGGAGAACGTATGCCAAACCGTCTTAAGCTGGTGCGGGAGTATGTGGCTCAAGGCGGCGGTTTTCTCATGTGCGGCGGCTACATGAGTTTTTCCGGATACGAGGCCAAAGCTCGCTATGGCATGACCCCTATCGCCGATATCCTGCCGGTAGACTGTCTCCACTACGACGACCGTATGGAACATCCCGACGGCATTTATCCCCACATCGTGGATGCAGATCATCCTATCCTTCAGGGGATCGACAGTCCTTGGCCCTACTTTATGGGTTATAATAAGGTAATCCTCAAACCGGAAGCCCACTTAATCGCCACCATCGGCGACGATAATGAGGATGTCTTCCTTGCTGCTATGGATTATAAACAAGGACGTTCAGTTGTATTTTCCAGCGATTGCGTGGCTCATTGGGGTCCCAAAGCCTTCAGCGAATGGGAACATTATCCCACTTTGTTTGGCAATATCGTCCGTTGGCTGGCTAAGGAAATTTAA
- the pflA gene encoding pyruvate formate-lyase-activating protein, translated as MTDLDITGRIHSRETFGALDGPGIRYVLFLQGCPLRCLYCHNPDSWRPLEGQEVTVGQIVDDVLRYQNFIRTGGITLSGGEPLAQPLFTAALLKQCRRHGIHTAIDTAGSIPLSCCQEAVDQGDLLLLDIKALDPDDYKILTGRSNTTTLELLDYRESTGRPVWIRHVLVPGYTLYPKKLKDLARFLSHYTCIQKVELLPFHKMGEYKWEQMGLPYRLTDTPAPSAEQVAEAKEIFASFGLPL; from the coding sequence ATGACCGATCTTGACATCACCGGTAGGATCCACTCCAGAGAGACCTTTGGCGCTTTGGACGGCCCTGGTATCCGGTATGTGCTGTTTTTACAGGGATGTCCCCTGCGATGCCTTTACTGTCACAACCCCGATTCCTGGCGCCCTTTGGAGGGACAGGAGGTGACGGTCGGACAGATCGTGGACGACGTGCTTCGATATCAGAACTTTATCCGAACGGGCGGTATCACCTTGTCCGGGGGCGAACCTTTGGCCCAGCCACTCTTTACAGCGGCTCTCCTAAAACAATGCCGCCGTCACGGCATCCATACCGCCATCGATACAGCTGGATCCATCCCGCTCTCCTGCTGCCAGGAAGCCGTAGATCAAGGCGATCTGCTGCTGCTGGACATCAAGGCTCTGGATCCCGACGATTATAAGATTCTCACCGGACGGAGCAATACCACTACGTTAGAGCTGCTTGATTACCGGGAATCCACTGGGCGGCCGGTCTGGATTCGTCATGTCCTTGTTCCAGGGTACACATTATATCCTAAGAAATTAAAGGACTTGGCGAGATTCCTCTCCCATTATACCTGCATCCAGAAGGTGGAACTTCTCCCTTTTCATAAGATGGGGGAATACAAGTGGGAACAAATGGGCCTTCCCTATCGCTTGACCGATACGCCTGCTCCCTCGGCAGAACAGGTGGCTGAAGCAAAGGAGATCTTTGCTTCGTTCGGCCTTCCTCTTTGA
- a CDS encoding cation transporter, whose amino-acid sequence MTTLLKVEGMSCSHCESRVVKYVTGMDGVSSAEASAKDGTVKVEHDSTVSVDAIKAVIDDLGYEVKD is encoded by the coding sequence ATGACAACATTGCTGAAGGTGGAGGGTATGTCCTGCTCCCACTGTGAGAGTCGAGTGGTCAAGTACGTCACCGGTATGGACGGCGTATCGTCGGCCGAGGCCAGCGCCAAGGACGGCACCGTCAAGGTAGAGCACGACAGTACTGTGTCGGTAGACGCCATTAAAGCCGTCATCGACGATCTGGGCTACGAGGTAAAAGATTAA
- a CDS encoding S-layer homology domain-containing protein: MNKIKLIATCIMLMSFGVVAVSAADLSTSWPASSQQQIEAQTCLIGGVKNETVSISASDIERRLGMEEGSMKNITVLSTPKASQGQLIIDGVEVGSYTRIQRDDLDRMVFVPAPDSEGASMTILPDGTTKAVLSIALTEDTPTVPTAADAQFNTRTDIPVTDRLPVSDAGGQQLTCRVTKQPAKGTLTVEGTTFTYEPYPGEKGKDTFDYCVTDENGYCSEQATVTIQVEKFDGVSFSDMDGNANRYAAEKLSQAGVMTGETIGSVSLFDPDRAVTREEFAVMLTALSNPDTSAMAACVNTGLSDDDAIPTWEKPYISAAKQSGILAGESLNGSEVLTRAEALVMADRVTQTQNADRVPLGLQDAAEVPEWATQTYMNWENAGMLYAPTGSAQPNEPLTRDYAASILWQVWQSVEQ; the protein is encoded by the coding sequence TTGAACAAGATAAAATTAATCGCAACCTGCATCATGCTGATGAGTTTTGGAGTGGTGGCTGTATCGGCTGCCGATCTCAGCACTAGTTGGCCTGCAAGTTCCCAGCAGCAGATTGAAGCCCAAACCTGCTTGATCGGCGGGGTCAAAAATGAGACGGTTTCCATCTCGGCCTCCGATATCGAGCGGCGCTTGGGGATGGAGGAAGGTTCTATGAAAAATATTACCGTCCTCTCCACACCCAAAGCGTCCCAGGGACAGCTGATCATCGACGGCGTAGAAGTAGGAAGTTATACCCGCATCCAAAGAGATGATCTGGATCGTATGGTCTTTGTGCCGGCGCCGGACAGTGAAGGAGCCTCCATGACCATTTTACCCGATGGTACGACAAAGGCAGTGCTGTCCATCGCCTTGACCGAGGATACTCCTACCGTCCCTACGGCTGCCGATGCCCAATTTAATACCCGTACCGATATTCCTGTAACCGATCGCCTGCCTGTGAGCGACGCTGGGGGTCAACAGCTTACCTGCCGCGTCACCAAGCAGCCTGCAAAGGGAACCCTTACTGTAGAGGGGACCACTTTCACCTATGAGCCTTATCCCGGAGAGAAGGGGAAGGATACCTTCGACTACTGTGTCACCGATGAGAACGGTTATTGTTCCGAACAGGCCACCGTTACCATCCAAGTGGAGAAATTCGATGGGGTGTCTTTCTCCGATATGGATGGCAATGCCAACCGGTATGCTGCTGAGAAATTAAGTCAGGCGGGGGTCATGACGGGAGAAACCATCGGAAGTGTCAGCCTGTTTGATCCCGACCGCGCCGTCACCCGGGAAGAATTTGCCGTCATGCTGACGGCTTTAAGCAATCCGGACACATCGGCTATGGCGGCCTGCGTCAATACCGGGCTTTCAGACGACGATGCCATTCCCACTTGGGAGAAACCCTATATCAGTGCAGCCAAGCAGTCGGGGATCCTGGCGGGAGAAAGCCTCAATGGAAGTGAAGTACTGACCCGCGCAGAAGCATTGGTCATGGCTGACCGCGTCACCCAGACGCAGAATGCAGACCGTGTCCCCCTGGGGCTCCAAGATGCCGCAGAGGTCCCGGAATGGGCCACTCAGACCTATATGAATTGGGAAAATGCAGGTATGCTTTATGCACCTACCGGAAGTGCACAGCCCAATGAACCGCTGACCCGGGATTATGCTGCCTCGATTTTATGGCAGGTATGGCAGTCGGTGGAACAGTGA
- the pflB gene encoding formate C-acetyltransferase yields MDFKPGIWNQTVDVRNFIAKNYTPYDGDESFLTPPTEHTRQLWDEVSSLMKQEREAGGVLDIDTHTISGIDAYQPGYIDKEKETIVGLQTDAPLKRAIMPFGGIRMVRNSLKHYGRTLPPEVEEVFHYRKTHNDGVFDAYTEEMRRARHSGVITGLPDAYGRGRIIGDYRRVALYGVDFLIQQKKNALDEYAYEVMDDRSIQHREEISEQIRALGALKRMAESYGFDISRPAEDTKEAIQWLYFAYLAAVKEQNGAAMSLGRTSTFLDIYAQRDLEEGRYTEEQIQEFVDHFIMKLRMVRFLRTPSYDELFSGDPTWVTESIGGMGTDGRHRVTKMSYRFLHTLVNLGPAPEPNMTILWDPNLPENFKRFCSKLSIETSSIQYESDVLMRRKFGDDYAIACCVSAMRVGKQMQFFGARANLAKALLYAINGGRDEISGNQVAPELLAVRGKELNYDDVMKKFDHICDWLSKLYVNTLNVIHYMHDKYCYESLQMALHDDEIIRTEACGIAGLSVVVDSLSAIRYAKVKPIRDDRDLVVDFDIEGDYPKFGNNDPRADEIAVDVVKMFMKKLRRQTTYRGSIPTMSILTITSNVVYGKKTGSTPDGRKHGEPFAPGANPMHGRDQNGCVASMMSVAKLPYDYSEDGISYTFSIVPGALGRDEEDKADNLTGLLDGYFKEGGHHINVNVLNRDVLLDAMDHPEKYPQLTIRVSGYAVNFIRLTREQQLDVINRTFHTRF; encoded by the coding sequence ATGGATTTTAAACCCGGGATCTGGAATCAGACCGTGGACGTCCGCAATTTTATCGCCAAGAACTACACCCCCTACGACGGCGACGAGAGTTTTCTCACCCCTCCCACAGAGCATACCCGCCAGTTGTGGGATGAAGTATCCTCTCTGATGAAACAGGAGAGGGAAGCCGGCGGCGTTTTGGATATCGATACCCACACCATCTCTGGTATCGATGCCTATCAGCCCGGCTATATCGACAAGGAAAAAGAGACCATTGTCGGCCTCCAGACCGACGCTCCTTTAAAACGGGCCATTATGCCTTTCGGCGGCATTCGTATGGTGCGCAACTCCCTTAAGCATTACGGACGCACTCTGCCTCCGGAAGTGGAAGAGGTCTTCCATTACCGTAAGACCCACAACGACGGCGTATTTGACGCTTACACAGAGGAGATGCGCCGCGCCCGTCACTCCGGCGTCATCACCGGCTTGCCCGACGCCTACGGCCGCGGACGGATCATCGGCGACTATCGCCGGGTAGCCTTGTACGGTGTAGATTTCCTCATCCAACAGAAGAAAAACGCTTTGGATGAATACGCTTACGAGGTTATGGATGACCGTTCCATCCAGCACCGTGAGGAGATCTCGGAACAGATCCGTGCTTTGGGAGCCCTCAAGCGTATGGCCGAATCCTATGGATTCGATATCTCCCGTCCGGCTGAGGATACCAAAGAAGCCATCCAGTGGCTGTACTTCGCTTATCTGGCCGCTGTCAAAGAACAAAACGGTGCCGCCATGTCCTTAGGCCGCACCTCCACCTTCTTGGATATCTACGCCCAGCGCGATCTGGAAGAAGGCCGTTATACCGAGGAACAAATCCAGGAATTTGTGGACCACTTCATCATGAAGCTGCGCATGGTGCGTTTCCTGCGCACGCCTTCCTACGATGAACTATTTTCCGGCGATCCGACTTGGGTCACCGAATCCATCGGCGGCATGGGCACCGACGGACGTCATCGCGTCACCAAGATGTCCTACCGCTTCCTGCACACCCTGGTCAATCTGGGACCCGCTCCGGAACCCAATATGACCATTCTGTGGGACCCCAATCTTCCCGAGAACTTTAAGCGGTTCTGTTCCAAGCTGTCCATTGAGACGTCCTCCATCCAGTACGAGAGCGATGTCTTGATGCGCCGCAAGTTCGGGGATGATTACGCCATCGCCTGCTGCGTATCGGCCATGCGGGTTGGAAAACAGATGCAGTTCTTCGGCGCCAGGGCCAATCTTGCCAAGGCGTTGCTGTACGCCATCAACGGCGGCCGGGATGAAATCTCCGGCAACCAGGTGGCTCCGGAGCTGTTGGCTGTCCGCGGAAAAGAACTCAACTACGACGACGTCATGAAAAAGTTCGACCATATCTGCGACTGGCTCTCCAAATTGTACGTCAACACCCTCAACGTCATCCACTACATGCACGATAAATACTGCTACGAAAGCCTCCAGATGGCCCTTCACGACGATGAGATCATCCGCACCGAGGCCTGCGGCATTGCCGGGCTTTCCGTGGTTGTGGATTCCCTGTCGGCCATCCGGTACGCCAAAGTGAAACCCATCCGCGACGACCGCGATCTGGTGGTGGACTTTGACATCGAAGGCGATTATCCCAAATTCGGGAACAACGATCCCCGTGCCGACGAGATCGCTGTGGATGTGGTCAAGATGTTCATGAAGAAACTGCGCCGTCAGACTACCTACCGCGGTTCCATCCCCACCATGTCCATCCTGACCATCACTTCCAACGTGGTCTACGGCAAAAAGACCGGTTCCACTCCCGACGGCCGCAAACACGGGGAACCCTTTGCCCCCGGCGCCAATCCCATGCACGGCCGGGATCAGAACGGTTGTGTAGCCTCCATGATGTCGGTTGCCAAGCTCCCCTACGACTACAGTGAAGACGGTATTTCCTATACCTTCTCCATTGTTCCCGGCGCTTTGGGACGGGATGAAGAAGACAAGGCCGACAATCTCACCGGATTGCTGGACGGATACTTCAAGGAGGGAGGACATCATATCAACGTCAACGTCCTCAACCGTGACGTCCTATTGGACGCCATGGACCATCCGGAGAAATATCCCCAGCTCACCATTCGTGTATCGGGCTACGCCGTCAACTTTATCCGCCTGACCCGGGAACAGCAGTTGGATGTCATTAACCGCACCTTCCACACCCGGTTTTAA
- the def gene encoding peptide deformylase, giving the protein MALRKIVIDNPHFLRKKCRPVTEVNASVRRVLDDMAEAMYNTGNGAGLAACQIGILKRMVVIDMGDGLLKMVNPKIIEASGRQECEEGCLSFPGRWGKTIRPAVVKVRYLDKNGRKKCIVGKGDMAKCLCHEIDHLNGIVFLDRVVEWIH; this is encoded by the coding sequence ATGGCGTTGCGTAAGATCGTAATAGATAACCCTCATTTTTTGAGGAAGAAATGCCGTCCGGTGACGGAGGTCAATGCCTCTGTCCGCCGAGTATTGGATGACATGGCCGAGGCCATGTACAATACCGGCAACGGTGCAGGACTGGCGGCTTGTCAGATAGGCATCCTGAAACGGATGGTGGTCATCGACATGGGGGATGGACTTCTTAAGATGGTCAATCCCAAGATTATAGAGGCGAGCGGCCGTCAGGAATGCGAAGAAGGATGTCTTAGCTTCCCAGGACGCTGGGGTAAGACCATCCGCCCGGCTGTGGTGAAGGTGCGGTATCTGGATAAGAACGGCCGGAAAAAATGCATCGTTGGGAAAGGCGACATGGCAAAATGTCTTTGCCATGAAATTGATCATTTAAATGGTATCGTATTTTTGGATCGCGTGGTTGAGTGGATCCATTGA
- a CDS encoding asparaginase, with the protein MTKIRIVWTGGTIGSSRKDGVADVDQSRPSQILEQYSEAWCGNVLFEDRRPVNLLSENLHVSDWKAIWKAVVEEGFDGVDGVLVAHGTDTLHYTAAALSFALSGVPVPVMLVGSNLPIDEEGSNGIANFAAAVQYIQKAPMPGVFVAYQNPGESEVQIHLGSRLMPCQPFVHRFNSAVMSFGVVKDGRFYPTQEGRELLDSQIQSQPTKLRFSQVEFSDQVLCIQPYPGIDYSRYDLDNVKAVVHGLYHAGTASVREPSNLSKWVEQCSRRGIPVYLAPMEGGEKMYSSSRTLLDAGAKPIPDMTAHSAAVKVMMACGMFTAPEDWDAFLKEPLAEEFIGRAQ; encoded by the coding sequence ATGACGAAAATTCGCATCGTATGGACAGGCGGCACCATCGGCAGCAGCCGTAAGGACGGGGTAGCCGATGTGGATCAAAGCCGTCCCAGCCAGATCCTGGAGCAATACAGCGAGGCTTGGTGCGGGAATGTTTTATTTGAAGACCGGCGTCCGGTCAATTTGCTCAGCGAAAACTTGCACGTTTCAGACTGGAAAGCCATCTGGAAGGCAGTGGTGGAAGAGGGGTTCGACGGTGTGGATGGCGTCCTTGTTGCCCATGGTACCGATACCCTCCACTATACTGCTGCTGCCCTTAGTTTTGCGCTGTCGGGGGTGCCGGTACCGGTGATGCTGGTGGGGTCCAACCTCCCCATCGATGAAGAAGGCAGCAATGGCATCGCTAATTTTGCGGCCGCTGTACAGTATATCCAAAAAGCGCCTATGCCGGGCGTCTTTGTCGCTTATCAGAATCCAGGGGAGAGCGAGGTACAGATTCACCTGGGCAGTCGATTGATGCCATGTCAGCCTTTTGTACATCGGTTCAACAGCGCCGTTATGTCCTTTGGCGTCGTAAAAGACGGAAGATTTTATCCCACGCAGGAGGGGCGGGAACTTCTGGATTCCCAGATCCAGAGTCAGCCGACCAAGCTGCGTTTTTCCCAAGTGGAATTTTCGGATCAAGTGTTGTGCATCCAGCCTTATCCGGGCATTGACTATAGCCGTTACGATTTAGACAATGTCAAAGCAGTGGTACATGGCCTCTATCATGCGGGGACGGCTTCGGTACGGGAACCATCCAACTTGTCCAAATGGGTAGAGCAGTGCAGCCGCAGAGGAATTCCCGTCTACTTGGCGCCTATGGAAGGCGGGGAGAAGATGTATAGCTCTTCCCGGACTTTATTGGATGCCGGAGCAAAGCCTATCCCGGATATGACGGCCCATAGTGCGGCTGTGAAGGTGATGATGGCTTGCGGTATGTTTACAGCTCCAGAAGACTGGGATGCCTTTTTAAAAGAACCCCTGGCGGAAGAATTCATCGGGAGAGCTCAATAA